In Hymenobacter volaticus, the genomic window CGGTCCCATTGGTCGAGCACGCCTTGGTATTCGGCGTCTTCTTCGGCGGTGATGCGGGTGCCTTCGCGCACGCCCCAGCTAATCTCGTTGAGGGCCGTGTATTGCTCGTGCGGCAGGCCAAGTTCCAGAAACCCTCGCACCGATTGGTGGGTACGCCGCAGCACCGACGTGTAGACTTTATCGAACGGCATATGTTGATAGGCTGCGAAGAACTGCTCGGCCTGCCGCCGGCCGGTTTCATTTAAGTCGGAATCGACGCCACTGCCCTGCACAATGTTTTGCACGTTGTAGTCGGTCTGGCCGTGGCGGATTAGGTATATTTTTTTGACGCTCACTTTCCGGCTAGCTTTGCTGTTTATCCTTTAAAAGTATCGTTGCTTCTGGCCTTACAAGCCCCAATGCTACACTTTTTCATTGCATATGGCACAATTCCCTACCGATCCTGCCCAAATCAACGCGTGGGCTAAGAACACCTTGGGTGAACATCTTGGCATCGAAATAACGGCAGTAGGTGAGCGGACGATAACTGGCCGTATGCCCGTCGACCACCGCACTCACCAGCCCATGGGCTTGCTGCACGGGGGTGCTTCTGTCGCCCTGGCCGAAACGCTAGGCAGCATCGGGGCCACGCTGCAGGTAGACATACGCAAAAAAGCTTGCGTGGGGCTGGAAATCAATGCTAATCACCTCAAAGGCGTGAAATCGGGCTACGTAGTGGGGCATGCTACCGCTCTGCACGTGGGCCGCAGCACGCAAGTGTGGGAAATCCGCATTACGCACGAAGAAACCGGCGCGCTGGTTTGCATCAGCCGCATTACCATGGCCGTTGTCGATTTACCTTCCGCGGCCCAGCCGCAAGCATGAAGCAGCCCGACGAACTCCGGCAGTTACCCTGGCCGCTGGCAACGATAAACCTGAGCCCTTCGGCCCGGCTACGCCATCTTGTAACGGGAGCGTTGCGCACCGGCCGGCCGCTGGCGGTGTGGCGCGAGCCCGGCACGGTGCACCCGCGCCTCGTAGTGGCCCGCACATTAGAAGCCGCCTATACGGGCCTCCCTCCCGCCCTTGATGCTACTGCCCCGGCCGGCTTCGCCTTTTTCCCTTTCCGCGACTCCGACCACAACCCGGCTCTGTTTCTGCCCGCCGATGTGCTTTTCGATGTTGCTCAGCCCACTACCGTAGCGGTTGCCACGGCAGCCCGGTCACTGATTCCGGCCCTGACAGCGTGGCTAGCTATGACACCCGTCGAGTCTACGGCGTGGCCGTATAGTACACAGCCAGCCCCGCACGCCGCTACCAAGGCCGAGTACTCGGCGCTCGTTCGGGCCGGCGTGGCGGCCATTGAAGCGAAGACCCTAGTGAAAGTGGTGTCGTCGCGGGCGGCGCGCTGGCCCTTGGCGCCCGACTTCGACCCGCTGGTAGCGTTTGCTGACTTGTGCGAAAAATATCCGCAGGCATTCGTGTCGTTGGTGAGTGTACCGGGCGTGGGCACGTGGTTAGGCGCTACGCCCGAGGTGCTAGCCGAAGTAACGGCCGATGGTACGTTCCGCACCATGGCCTTGGCTGGCACGCAGCCCCTCGTTCAGGGGCAAGCCCCCAACACGGCTATTTGGCGGCAAAAGGAAATCGAAGAGCAGGCCTTGGTCGCACGCTATATCGTAAGTTGCTTCAAGCAGCTACGGTTGCGCGAATACGACGAAACCGGCCCCCGTACGGTAGCCGCGGGCGAATTGCTTCACTTACGCACCGATTTCGAGGTCAATCTGCGCCAAGTGCCATTCCCGAATCTGGGTACCGACATGCTGCGGCTGCTGCACCCTACCTCGGCCGTGGGCGGGATGCCCAAGCAGGCAGCCCTAGATTTTCTGCACCGGCACGAAGGCTACGACCGGGCCTATTACAGCGGCTTTTTGGGGCCTGTAAACTTGCCGGTGGCGGGCGTTTCACGCCTTTACGTAAACCTGCGCTGCCTCCAGTTGCGTCCCTCCGAAGCCATTCTCTACGCTGGCACCGGCCTCACCATCGACTCCGACCCCGCCCGTGAATGGCAAGAAACCGAATTAAAGCTAACCACCGCCGGGGCGGTTTTACACCCTATGGTTTCGTCGAGTGTATGACCAAAGGATAGAAGTAACGCTGCATAAGCAGACTGCCACCGAGCTGGCGCCAACGTTCACTTATTTCCTCGCGTCATTACTTTCCCACTTAGCTACTCTATGCAGGCTGTTCATAATATCGCTGAAATCTGTGCCCGGCACGGCATTACGGATGTGGTACTGTCGCCAGGTTCTCGCTCGGCTCCGCTGACGCTAGCCTTCGCCCGCCACCCCAACCTAATGGTGCGGGTGGTGCCCGACGAACGCGCGGCTGCCTTTATTGCGTTGGGTATGGCGCAGGTGCAGCGGCGGGCGGTGGTGCTAGTGTGCACCTCCGGCACGGCGGGCCTCAACTACGCGCCGGCTATTGCGGAGGCTTATTTCCAGCGTATTCCGCTGGTCGTTTTCACCGCCGACCGTCCCCCGGAGTGGATAGATCAGCTGGATGGCCAGACCATCCGCCAGCATAATCTGTATGGCGCCCACGCGAAAGGCGCGTTCGAGTTTCCGGTTGATACCACGCACGCTCATGCGAAATGGCATGCCGCCCGCATTGTGAATGAAGCCATCAACTTGGCCCAAGCTGGCCCTGCGGGACCCGTGCAAGTGAACGTGCCCCTGCGGGAGCCTTTCTACCCAAAGCAGGGCGAGGAAATCCGATACGAGCAGGACGTAAAAGCGACGCGCGAACTACCCACCCGACCGCAGTTGAGTACTGCCGTGCTACGCGAGTTGCTCGATGCTATTCGGAGCGCTAGTCGTGTGCTGGTGGTAGGGGGCCAGCATCCCGCGGACAAGGAACTTCTGCAAGAGCTGCGCAAGTTTGCGGCCGCCTTCCAGGTGCCCGTGGTTGGTGACTTGATTGCCAACCTACACCTGCCCACTCCTTCCGACAACGAACACACCCTCTGCCCATTCGGCCGCCAAGACATTGTCATGGCTGCGCCGGATCAGAACCTGAAAGAAGCGCTGAAACCGGAGTTGCTTATCACTTTCGGGCAGTCACTTATTTCTAAAGCCCTCAAGTTGTACCTCCGCAACGCGCAGCCAGCCCAACATTGGCACATCCAGCCAGCTGGCGCGGCGGCCGATACGTTCCAGTCGCTCACGAAAGTGGTGTCGATGGAGCCAGTTGACTTTTTTGCCTCTTTGTTAGCAGAGGAATCACGCCGTGCAGAGGACAGTACGGAAGGCGTTCAGGCTCAGAATCCCCGTTTTGCATCGCCTAGTCACACAGTTGCGCAAGATGCGACCCGGGTTGCTAAGTCTCTCATTTCAACCACCCCGCTTACACCATCGAGCAACGGGCAACTAGAGGCAGTATCTTCTGCTAAAGTGGAATACCTGAAGCCGTGGCTGGCCGCAGAAAGCCGAGCTACTGGTTTTCTGCAGGAGTTTATGCAGCAACCAAGACAGCCGTTCAATGAATTTACGGCTATGTATCGCTGCTTACAAGCGCTGCCTGACCGCACGGCGCTGCACCTCGCCAACAGCATGACGGTGCGCTACGCGAATATTCTAGGGTTACCGAGCAAACTAGATATCGAGGTTTTCGCCAACCGCGGTACCAGCGGCATCGATGGCTGCAACTCCACGGCAGTGGGCGCGGCTTTAGCGCAACCAGAGCGGCCTGTTGTGCTACTAACCGGTGATATGGCGTTTTTCTACGACCGGAACGCCTTCTGGCACAACTACCTGACGCCTAATCTGCGCGTGGTTGTATTCAACAATCACGGGGGCGGCATCTTCCGCATCATCGACGGGCCACGTCAGCAGCCCGAATTAGACGAGTTCTTCGAGACCCGCCAGGCCCTGACGGCCGAGAATACCGCCCGGGACTTTAACCTGCGCTACTTCCAAGTTTCGTCGTTCGCCGAACTAGAGTCGGCGTTACCGGTTTTCTTTGCGTTGGAAACCGGCGCGGCTTTGCTTGAAATCACCACCACCAGTAAAATCAACGCCGAGTTTTTCGAACAGTATCGCGCAGCAGTAAAAGTTGCCTTTGCCTGATGCCCTCCCCTGCTTGCTTTCTTTCCAGCATTGGTTTGAAAAGAAAGCTAAGCAGTGATTAACGCTTATTTATTTCACTTTCTATGGCCGAACAACTCACTTGGACTCCGATCAAGGAGTTCCGCGAAATTCTCTTCACGCAGTCAGGCGGCATTGCCAAAATCAGCATCAACCGCCCGCAGGTCCACAATGCTTTCACGCCCCTGACGGTGCAGGAAATGATTGAGGCAATGGACATTTGCCGCAACCGTACCGACATCGGCGTCATCATTCTCACTGGTGAAGGTGGCAAAGCCTTCTGCTCGGGCGGCGACCAGAGCGTCCGTGGCCACGGCGGCTACGTCGGCGACGATGCCATGCCCCGCCTCAACGTGCTCGACCTGCAGAAAATGATTCGCTCCATTCCGAAGCCAGTGGTGGCAATGGTAGCAGGTTGGGCCATTGGCGGCGGCCACGTGCTGCACGTCGTATGCGACCTGAGCATTGCCGCCGAAAACGCCCGCTTCGGCCAGACTGGCCCCAATGTGGGTTCGTTCGATGGCGGCTTCGGAGCTTCCTACCTCGCCCGCGTGGTAGGCCAAAAGAAAGCCCGCGAAATTTGGTTTCTCTGCGACCAGTACAACGCTCAAGAAGCCCTCGATATGGGTCTGGTAAACAAAGTGGTGCCTTTGGAGCAGCTCGAAGAAACCACCGTGGCGTGGTGCAACAAGATCCTGGAGAAAAGCCCGTTGGCACTCCGCATGCTCAAGTCTAGCTTCAACGCTGAACTGGATGGCCAGGCTGGTATTCAGGAACTAGCCGGCAACGCGACGCTGCTTTACTACCTTTCAGAGGAAGCCAAAGAAGGCAAAAATGCCTTCCTCGAAAAGCGCAAGCCCGACTTCTCGAAGTTTCCGAAATTTCCGTAACCGGCTAGCGTTTTCATAACAACACGAAAGGCGCTATACCTCCTATCAAACGGGGTATAGCGCCTTTCGCGTTTAGAAGTAATGTGCGGACGAACAAAGCACCCTGCCAACGTAGGCGAATAGTCTGTGTCCGTTATCCAGCCATTTCTTACCTCAATGTGTAGGTATTAAGTTTTCAGCAGGTAGTAAGACAAGTTGCAAACGCACGCTAACGGAACATAAGTAATGAAGGCCCGCCAATGAACTCGTCTATCGGATAGCACGAACACTCAATTTTATATTTACTTTATGCTATTCATCTAAACAAAGCTGTTCTATGAAGCTCATCACCGTGTTGGCATTCTGCATTGCCCTTGTTGCTTCACTCAGTTTTGTTCCAAGCAAAGAATCTATTCCGCAGATAGGCCTCGTGGCCCCGCTTGATCAGGATAGCCTGCTATATGCCGCCGGTTTTCAGATGCTAGGCGAAACGGTGAGCCGCATGGTTTCGCCGTCTCTATCGGAAGAGCAGTTCAAGGCAAACCTTGCCCGAATAAAAAAGGCGAAATGCAAAGTGTACCTCTGCAATATTCTCTTTACCGGTAAAATAAAAATTGCCGGCCCTAACGTCGACGACGCCAGAGTGGTAGCGTACGTCGACAGTGTTTTTTCAAGAGCCCAACAAGCTGGTATTCCTGTTATCGTTTTGGGCAGTGGCGGCGCACGACGGATTCCGGAAGGCTACGACGCACAAAAGGCCCAAGCAGATTTTGTTGTATTGTGCCGCAAATTGGCTGCTGCGGCGCAGAAGCATCGCATTATGATTGCCATTGAAAGCCTGCAAGCTTCTGAAACGAATTTTCTGACTAGTCTAAAGTCAGCCGCTGATGTTGTGCGGGCGGTAAATCACCCCAATTTTAAACTCAACGCGGATATTTTCCACATGATGCGCGGAGGCGAATCACCGCAGAGCATCATTGACGCAAAGGATCTGCTAGTTCACTGCGAAATTGCCGAAAAGCAAAGCCGCTCTTTTCCCGGCGTGCAAGGAGAGGATTTCAAGCCTTATTTAAGAGCCTTGAGAAAGGCGAACTACAAGGGTCATATTTTTATCGAAGGTAACACCAGCAACCCAAGTGCCGACATACCGCTTTCTTACAACTATTTGTCGAAGCAACTACAGGAAGTGTACGCTGAGAAATAAATTACTACTTAGAGAGGCGTAAGCTCTTATTGCATAGGCTCTAAAGGCTGGTATCAGTGCTTGTTCGATAAGCAAACAAACCATTTTTAGGTCGAGAAATTCGAAAACCAGAAGTATATAAGCATAGCATACAGCACTATATCTGCGTAATAACCTCCCGATTTAGCACCACTCATTTTATTATAGCACTTACCTCTCCCTTTATGTTCGAATGGCTACGCACGATTGCCACAATGCTGGACAGCAAAAAGATGGCCGCCATTGCGTTGGAAAACGAGAATATTCGAAAATATGGCGCGTCAGACTTAGATGAATTCGACTTAGATAAACCGGCCCGGCAGCCCACTGCTACCGAGATACGCGGGTTAGCCACAGGCGCCATTCTGTTTTTTGTAGGCGGAAATCCTATCAAGCTTCTACCTCGCATCAAACCAGAGCCACTTGTTGAACGAAAGGCTGCTACGGCCGAATGGTGGGGTATCAGCAACGCGGAAGAGGCACTTGATACGTTAGAGTGGCTCCGCGAGGAAGGACACCGCTCCAAATACCAAAGTCAACTAAAAAGCCAGCCCATGCACTGGCAGTCGCTATTTGCCGCCAATCCTTTTCTTAAGACCCGTGCCGTAACCAACGTGGCCGCTTGGGATTATGCCCGCCAAGTGAACGTAGCACGCTGGTGCTACGACTACGACTATTTGACATGGGAGGAAGCTTGGCAGTACATTGACGATGCCACTCAAGCGGCCTTACACACCTATGATTCGTGGGATAGTTTCGCGGCCGGGTTCGTAGCCGGGCGCATCATGTGGGCACCCGATAATGACTTGCACGACCATATTGCCGAAACAGCCCGCTACCTGATAGAAGCGCGCTACAGCCCGTGGCGTGACATTCCATGGCTGACGTATCCAGTCGTTGGCAATTAACGGATACCCCGATTTAACGTATTGCATACCGCAGACGCCACCCGCTACGGGTGGCGTTTTTTTGTTTTCTGCAAAGGCCCTCAGGACTATTCTAGCCAACTTTTGGTTTGCGCAAAGCACTCCTTAGCGGCAACAAAAAGACGTTTTCCTTAGGCTCTCCCCATTACAACAAGCACTGACAGGAAGACTATACTTGCCTTAATATTAAATAATGTATATATTAAATAAAGTCAGCTATTTATACCCTACTTCAGCACGTCGGTGGTTTCAAAAATTGGCTGATTCTGTCACTCTTGCCTATCCCTTACAACAAACCAACTCCACCCTATGGAAGCACAACTAGAACAAATTCGGGAGCAGCAGAAAGAAACTTGGAACAAGTTTTCGTCGGGCTGGCGCAAATGGGACGACTTTACAATGGAGTGGCTGAGACCCATGGGAACAGAGATTATCAATTCCCTGAAGTTGAAACCTACTGATGTGGTGCTTGATGTTGCGGCCGGCACCGGCGAGCCAGGTCTGACGATTGCCACTATCGTTACGGACGGGAAAGTGATTATCACTGACCTAGCCGAAGGCATGTTGGATGTAGCTCGCGACAATGCCGCGAAGAAGGGTGTCACAAACTGCGAATTCGTTCGGTGCGACGTTTGTGAGTTGCCGTTCGACGACGAAACCTTCGACGCCATTAGTTGCCGTTTTGGTTTCATGTTTTTCCCCGATATGCTACTGGCAGCCAAGGAAATGGCCCGCGTACTCAAGCCAGGAGGCAGAATTGCCGCCGCCGTGTGGGGCGCCCCCAATAAAAATTTCTGGATTATGGCTACCATGAGCGTTATCAACCAGCACATGCAGTTGCCTGCGCCTCCGCAAGGGGCACCCGGCATGTTTCGTTGTGCGGCACCGGGTTTTCTAGCTGATCTATTCGCTCAAGCGGGCTTGAAGAATATCACGAAAAAGGAAGTAAACGGCAAGCTAGATTCTGGGACTACCACTAACTATTGGAGCTTCATGAATGATGTAGCGGCCCCGGTGGTTGCGGCCCTGAGCAAAGCCGACGATAACACAAAAGAGAAAATCAGAAACTCAGTATTCGAAGTATTAACTCAAGCCCAATCTCATGGATCAATTTCTCTTGATTATGGCACGATAATAATTTCCGGTGAAAAGGGGTAATTCTATTTTACAACTTGCATTAAAAATAGCTATGCAGTTATACTATTTAGAATAACATTTTCCATTTCAACAAATAAAGCTATGCCTGAGGGAGATGATTTCTATTGTAGCATGAGGCAATTGTATGCCAACGAAACGGAAGGCACTAACTATACCAAAGAATGGTATAGACACCGTTGGCGTTATGAAACATCTAAAAACTACCCTGATGAAAATACAACCTGCATCATGGCTCCCCACGGTGGTGGTATTGAAAGTGGCACGACGGAACTGGCTCTAGCAACTGCTGGCTTTACCGACGGCTTCAATAATCATCCGGCAGCATCGGAAACCTATGATTACTTTATTTTCAATGGCACGAACCCGACCAATCAAAATGGCAAATTACATGTTACTGCCTCCAATTTCAATGATCCGGCAGCTATAGAGTTAGTACAAAGGAGTGTTATCAGCCTCGCTTTTCATGGCTGTACCGATGAGCAACCCGATGAAAGTACAGGAATTGGCTACAAAGCATGTTTGATTGGTGGACGTGATGAAAATTTTAAAGACGTATTGGAAATACAATTGACAGGCGCCGGCTTTAATGCTTATAAAACCAAGCAGGAAAGTTTGAATGGAGATTTACGAGCCAACATTATCAACAGAAACAAACAAAATGCTGGAGCACAATTTGAATTGACTACTACGTTCCGCAAATCACTTTATGGCGTGAATAATCGCAAGGACAGAAGAACAAGCACCAATGCCGACTTTTGGCTATTTGTTAATACTATACGAGCTTCAATTAAGCAGCATAGAATTTTACTTGCCATTTGATATTCTCACTACTCTTTGATTCATTTAATTTCAAAATATCAAATATTTACATTGCAAGAAGTAAATAAGTAAAAGGCTTAAAGTAGAAAGCATATTATATAAATACTCAATTGCTCTAGCAGTATACCTAATAAAAAAGCGCCACCTGACTAGGTGGCGCTTTTCATTGCTATGTACCGTACTTTCTAGAATATCGAGCCGTATGCCGCGCATCCTTCGCACCAGCCGAAGAAGTTGCGCATACGTTCATCTTTAACTTCTTTTTTGCGCAGCTTGCGGGCCCGACGGGCAGCTTTGGCGGCTAGCTCTGCAGTAGGCGAAACGAAATGATAGCGGAGCGTGATGTAGCGCCGGAATACAAAGGTTCGGAAGCCAACA contains:
- a CDS encoding class I SAM-dependent methyltransferase, with amino-acid sequence MEAQLEQIREQQKETWNKFSSGWRKWDDFTMEWLRPMGTEIINSLKLKPTDVVLDVAAGTGEPGLTIATIVTDGKVIITDLAEGMLDVARDNAAKKGVTNCEFVRCDVCELPFDDETFDAISCRFGFMFFPDMLLAAKEMARVLKPGGRIAAAVWGAPNKNFWIMATMSVINQHMQLPAPPQGAPGMFRCAAPGFLADLFAQAGLKNITKKEVNGKLDSGTTTNYWSFMNDVAAPVVAALSKADDNTKEKIRNSVFEVLTQAQSHGSISLDYGTIIISGEKG
- a CDS encoding histidine phosphatase family protein, yielding MSVKKIYLIRHGQTDYNVQNIVQGSGVDSDLNETGRRQAEQFFAAYQHMPFDKVYTSVLRRTHQSVRGFLELGLPHEQYTALNEISWGVREGTRITAEEDAEYQGVLDQWDRGETFARLTGGESPDEVAARQRPFIELLKSRPEEENVLVCMHGRAMRVLLCQLLNYPLSRMDAFEHRNLCLYKVHYTGSMFTVRNFLDVAHLH
- the menB gene encoding 1,4-dihydroxy-2-naphthoyl-CoA synthase, which translates into the protein MAEQLTWTPIKEFREILFTQSGGIAKISINRPQVHNAFTPLTVQEMIEAMDICRNRTDIGVIILTGEGGKAFCSGGDQSVRGHGGYVGDDAMPRLNVLDLQKMIRSIPKPVVAMVAGWAIGGGHVLHVVCDLSIAAENARFGQTGPNVGSFDGGFGASYLARVVGQKKAREIWFLCDQYNAQEALDMGLVNKVVPLEQLEETTVAWCNKILEKSPLALRMLKSSFNAELDGQAGIQELAGNATLLYYLSEEAKEGKNAFLEKRKPDFSKFPKFP
- a CDS encoding sugar phosphate isomerase/epimerase family protein: MKLITVLAFCIALVASLSFVPSKESIPQIGLVAPLDQDSLLYAAGFQMLGETVSRMVSPSLSEEQFKANLARIKKAKCKVYLCNILFTGKIKIAGPNVDDARVVAYVDSVFSRAQQAGIPVIVLGSGGARRIPEGYDAQKAQADFVVLCRKLAAAAQKHRIMIAIESLQASETNFLTSLKSAADVVRAVNHPNFKLNADIFHMMRGGESPQSIIDAKDLLVHCEIAEKQSRSFPGVQGEDFKPYLRALRKANYKGHIFIEGNTSNPSADIPLSYNYLSKQLQEVYAEK
- the menD gene encoding 2-succinyl-5-enolpyruvyl-6-hydroxy-3-cyclohexene-1-carboxylic-acid synthase, with product MQAVHNIAEICARHGITDVVLSPGSRSAPLTLAFARHPNLMVRVVPDERAAAFIALGMAQVQRRAVVLVCTSGTAGLNYAPAIAEAYFQRIPLVVFTADRPPEWIDQLDGQTIRQHNLYGAHAKGAFEFPVDTTHAHAKWHAARIVNEAINLAQAGPAGPVQVNVPLREPFYPKQGEEIRYEQDVKATRELPTRPQLSTAVLRELLDAIRSASRVLVVGGQHPADKELLQELRKFAAAFQVPVVGDLIANLHLPTPSDNEHTLCPFGRQDIVMAAPDQNLKEALKPELLITFGQSLISKALKLYLRNAQPAQHWHIQPAGAAADTFQSLTKVVSMEPVDFFASLLAEESRRAEDSTEGVQAQNPRFASPSHTVAQDATRVAKSLISTTPLTPSSNGQLEAVSSAKVEYLKPWLAAESRATGFLQEFMQQPRQPFNEFTAMYRCLQALPDRTALHLANSMTVRYANILGLPSKLDIEVFANRGTSGIDGCNSTAVGAALAQPERPVVLLTGDMAFFYDRNAFWHNYLTPNLRVVVFNNHGGGIFRIIDGPRQQPELDEFFETRQALTAENTARDFNLRYFQVSSFAELESALPVFFALETGAALLEITTTSKINAEFFEQYRAAVKVAFA
- a CDS encoding chorismate-binding protein; the encoded protein is MKQPDELRQLPWPLATINLSPSARLRHLVTGALRTGRPLAVWREPGTVHPRLVVARTLEAAYTGLPPALDATAPAGFAFFPFRDSDHNPALFLPADVLFDVAQPTTVAVATAARSLIPALTAWLAMTPVESTAWPYSTQPAPHAATKAEYSALVRAGVAAIEAKTLVKVVSSRAARWPLAPDFDPLVAFADLCEKYPQAFVSLVSVPGVGTWLGATPEVLAEVTADGTFRTMALAGTQPLVQGQAPNTAIWRQKEIEEQALVARYIVSCFKQLRLREYDETGPRTVAAGELLHLRTDFEVNLRQVPFPNLGTDMLRLLHPTSAVGGMPKQAALDFLHRHEGYDRAYYSGFLGPVNLPVAGVSRLYVNLRCLQLRPSEAILYAGTGLTIDSDPAREWQETELKLTTAGAVLHPMVSSSV
- a CDS encoding hotdog fold thioesterase, which produces MAQFPTDPAQINAWAKNTLGEHLGIEITAVGERTITGRMPVDHRTHQPMGLLHGGASVALAETLGSIGATLQVDIRKKACVGLEINANHLKGVKSGYVVGHATALHVGRSTQVWEIRITHEETGALVCISRITMAVVDLPSAAQPQA
- a CDS encoding DUF1266 domain-containing protein, producing the protein MFEWLRTIATMLDSKKMAAIALENENIRKYGASDLDEFDLDKPARQPTATEIRGLATGAILFFVGGNPIKLLPRIKPEPLVERKAATAEWWGISNAEEALDTLEWLREEGHRSKYQSQLKSQPMHWQSLFAANPFLKTRAVTNVAAWDYARQVNVARWCYDYDYLTWEEAWQYIDDATQAALHTYDSWDSFAAGFVAGRIMWAPDNDLHDHIAETARYLIEARYSPWRDIPWLTYPVVGN
- a CDS encoding poly-gamma-glutamate hydrolase family protein, giving the protein MPEGDDFYCSMRQLYANETEGTNYTKEWYRHRWRYETSKNYPDENTTCIMAPHGGGIESGTTELALATAGFTDGFNNHPAASETYDYFIFNGTNPTNQNGKLHVTASNFNDPAAIELVQRSVISLAFHGCTDEQPDESTGIGYKACLIGGRDENFKDVLEIQLTGAGFNAYKTKQESLNGDLRANIINRNKQNAGAQFELTTTFRKSLYGVNNRKDRRTSTNADFWLFVNTIRASIKQHRILLAI